A genome region from Bacillaceae bacterium IKA-2 includes the following:
- the polX gene encoding DNA polymerase/3'-5' exonuclease PolX, whose protein sequence is MNKKQIIGELEMIAIYMEIKGENSFKVSAYRKAAQSLESDERTLAEINDVSKLKGIGKATATVIEELISSGKSSLLEELKAEMPEGLIPLLKLPGLGGKKIGKLYQELDVIDVTTLKQACLAGKVQALAGFGKKTEEKIVAAIEEFGKQPERLPIAQVLPIAKKIEAILAKLVGISQFSRAGSLRRYRETVKDLDYIIASSDPEIVREQLLNFENIGEVIASGETKVSIQLELDEVRMSVDFRIVKEAEFATALHHFTGSKDHNVQLRQIAKERGEKISEYGVENIETGEITTFDSEEQFFNHFGLQFIPPEVREANGEIEAWQKLNQLISVKDIRGDCHMHSTWSDGANSIEEMAEAARKKGYSYIAITDHSKFLKVANGLSVARLEKQHQEIARLNKKWDDFKIFTGVEMDILPDGSLDYDDDVISGVDFVIASIHSAFSQDKQLIMERLTNALESHHVDLIAHPTGRIIGRRPGYDVDIDDLIEIAKKTNTALELNANPNRLDLAPNWLKKAQAKGVKLMVNTDAHSVEMLNDIVIGVGSARKGWLKKESVINTWDLVDVVKYLNRNN, encoded by the coding sequence ATGAATAAAAAACAAATCATTGGTGAGTTAGAAATGATTGCTATATATATGGAAATTAAAGGTGAAAACAGCTTTAAAGTGTCTGCCTATCGAAAGGCAGCTCAGTCGTTGGAAAGCGATGAAAGAACCTTGGCCGAAATTAACGATGTTTCAAAGCTAAAGGGGATAGGTAAAGCGACCGCAACGGTTATCGAGGAGTTAATAAGTAGCGGAAAATCGAGTCTTCTTGAAGAATTAAAAGCAGAAATGCCGGAAGGGTTGATCCCATTATTAAAATTACCAGGTCTTGGTGGTAAGAAAATTGGGAAACTGTATCAAGAACTCGATGTTATTGATGTTACAACACTAAAGCAAGCTTGTTTAGCTGGGAAAGTTCAAGCTTTAGCTGGCTTTGGAAAAAAAACCGAAGAGAAAATAGTTGCGGCAATCGAAGAATTTGGAAAACAACCGGAGCGCTTGCCGATCGCACAAGTTTTACCTATTGCAAAGAAAATTGAAGCCATCCTCGCTAAATTAGTGGGAATTAGTCAATTCTCTCGTGCGGGCAGTTTGCGTAGATATCGTGAAACAGTTAAAGATTTAGATTATATCATTGCTAGTAGTGATCCCGAAATCGTTCGTGAGCAACTTCTCAACTTTGAAAATATTGGCGAGGTTATCGCAAGTGGAGAAACAAAAGTATCTATACAGTTAGAGCTAGATGAGGTCCGTATGTCAGTCGATTTTCGAATCGTCAAGGAAGCGGAATTTGCAACAGCACTTCATCATTTTACAGGTTCTAAAGATCATAATGTCCAATTACGCCAAATTGCCAAAGAGCGCGGCGAAAAAATAAGTGAATATGGTGTTGAAAATATTGAAACCGGTGAAATAACAACATTTGATTCGGAAGAACAATTTTTTAACCATTTTGGACTTCAGTTTATTCCTCCAGAAGTGAGAGAAGCAAATGGTGAAATTGAGGCGTGGCAAAAATTAAATCAGCTAATTTCTGTCAAAGATATCCGTGGCGACTGCCATATGCATTCAACCTGGAGTGATGGCGCTAATTCTATTGAAGAAATGGCCGAAGCCGCTCGAAAAAAGGGTTATTCGTATATTGCGATTACTGACCATTCGAAGTTTTTAAAAGTAGCGAATGGATTATCGGTAGCTAGACTTGAAAAGCAACATCAAGAAATTGCACGCTTAAATAAAAAGTGGGATGATTTCAAAATTTTTACTGGAGTTGAAATGGATATTTTACCAGACGGAAGTCTAGATTATGATGACGATGTAATCAGCGGAGTTGACTTTGTGATCGCCTCAATTCACTCAGCTTTTTCTCAAGACAAGCAGTTGATTATGGAAAGATTAACAAACGCATTAGAAAGTCATCATGTTGATTTAATTGCTCATCCTACTGGACGGATTATTGGGAGGAGACCTGGCTATGATGTTGATATAGATGACCTCATCGAGATAGCGAAAAAAACCAACACAGCACTAGAATTAAATGCCAATCCTAATCGCTTAGATTTAGCACCAAATTGGTTAAAAAAGGCTCAAGCCAAAGGGGTTAAGCTTATGGTCAATACAGATGCCCATAGTGTAGAAATGTTAAATGATATCGTAATTGGGGTAGGAAGTGCAAGAAAAGGTTGGCTAAAAAAAGAATCAGTCATTAATACCTGGGATCTAGTCGATGTAGTCAAATATTTAAATAGAAATAATTAA
- a CDS encoding CvpA family protein has protein sequence MLSLLLLIILIASFFIGFRRGFILQLIHLIGFIISFMVAYLYYGELAVHIRLWIPYPQFSSDNPAFMIIEAFDFEHVYYSGIAFAILFFATKIIVQIIGSMFDFLAHLPILSIINGWLGGVLCFLETVLILVVVLHIAALLPIEFVQELLKESSLAKLILDYTPILSNQLKELWIENKF, from the coding sequence ATGCTTAGTTTACTGTTACTAATTATTTTGATAGCTAGCTTCTTTATCGGTTTTCGTCGAGGATTTATTCTACAATTAATTCATTTAATTGGTTTTATCATTTCTTTTATGGTTGCCTATCTTTATTATGGAGAACTAGCCGTTCATATTCGTCTTTGGATACCTTATCCGCAGTTTTCATCTGACAATCCAGCATTTATGATAATCGAAGCTTTTGACTTTGAACATGTTTATTATAGTGGCATCGCTTTTGCAATTTTATTTTTTGCAACAAAAATTATTGTCCAAATAATTGGCTCAATGTTTGATTTTTTAGCTCATTTACCGATTTTAAGTATAATTAATGGTTGGTTAGGTGGGGTACTTTGTTTTTTAGAAACAGTCCTTATATTAGTTGTAGTTTTGCATATAGCAGCGCTATTACCTATCGAATTTGTTCAAGAATTACTTAAAGAATCTTCACTAGCAAAACTAATTTTAGATTACACACCAATTTTGTCTAATCAATTAAAGGAACTGTGGATCGAAAATAAATTTTGA
- a CDS encoding AMP-binding protein gives METKVTHPWFAHYPKEIPTTIQYDERTLQSYLKEAAEVSPEKGAIHFIGKELTYKELYTSSLKLANQLVKLGVKKGDRVAIMLANTPQAVISYYGALFAGGIVVQTNPLYVEREVEHLLNDSGAEIMICLDLVYSRVANVFDKTKLRHVIVTGIQDFLPFPKSLIYPFIQKKNTGITINVQYNEKILKFKKVLEEGVAREIEVDIDPKEDLALLQYTGGTTGPAKGVMLTHYNLVANTTQCVRWTYKLKKGEEKMLAALPFFHVYGMTVVMNLSIMDHHKMIILPKFNPIDVLKSIQKHKITLFPGAPTMYIALLNHPKISEFDLSSIEVCLSGSAALPLEVQSNFEKISGGSLVEGYGLTETSPVAIANFVWGKRKTGSIGVPWPDTDAAILNIETGEPGQPKEIGEVMIKGPQVMKGYWNRPEDTQATFKDGWFLTGDMGYMDEEGFFYIVDRKKDMIIAGGFNIYPREIEEVLYEHEKIQEVCIVGVPDPYRGETVKAFIVLKDGQTITEEELDQFCRQHLASFKVPRLYEFRKELPKTMIGKILRRVLLEEEKKKHEDQVKEK, from the coding sequence ATGGAAACAAAAGTCACTCATCCATGGTTCGCTCATTATCCAAAAGAAATTCCGACAACAATTCAATATGACGAAAGAACACTGCAAAGTTATTTGAAAGAGGCAGCGGAAGTTAGCCCTGAAAAGGGAGCGATTCATTTTATTGGGAAAGAACTTACTTACAAAGAACTATATACTTCTTCCTTAAAACTTGCTAACCAACTAGTAAAACTAGGTGTTAAAAAGGGAGATCGGGTAGCAATTATGTTAGCTAATACGCCACAGGCAGTCATTAGCTATTACGGAGCTTTGTTCGCTGGAGGGATTGTCGTACAGACGAATCCACTTTATGTCGAAAGAGAAGTTGAACATCTGTTAAATGATTCTGGGGCAGAAATAATGATTTGTCTAGATCTCGTTTATTCGAGAGTAGCCAATGTCTTTGATAAGACGAAATTACGACATGTCATCGTTACTGGCATTCAAGACTTTCTACCATTTCCAAAAAGTCTTATATATCCATTTATTCAAAAGAAGAATACTGGCATTACGATCAATGTCCAGTACAATGAAAAGATTTTAAAATTTAAGAAAGTACTAGAAGAAGGTGTCGCTAGAGAAATAGAAGTTGACATTGATCCAAAAGAGGATTTAGCATTACTCCAATATACAGGGGGAACAACTGGTCCGGCAAAAGGCGTAATGTTAACTCACTATAATTTAGTTGCCAATACAACTCAGTGTGTTCGTTGGACATATAAGTTGAAAAAAGGCGAAGAAAAAATGTTAGCAGCATTACCATTTTTTCACGTCTATGGTATGACAGTAGTAATGAATTTGTCGATTATGGATCATCACAAAATGATTATTTTACCAAAATTCAATCCAATAGATGTCTTAAAATCGATTCAAAAGCATAAAATTACTCTTTTCCCAGGGGCACCTACAATGTATATTGCGCTTTTGAATCATCCTAAAATTAGCGAGTTTGATTTATCATCAATTGAAGTTTGTTTAAGTGGTTCAGCAGCCTTACCTCTTGAAGTTCAATCAAACTTCGAAAAAATATCAGGTGGTAGTTTAGTAGAAGGTTATGGGCTAACTGAAACGTCACCAGTAGCAATTGCAAATTTCGTGTGGGGAAAAAGGAAAACAGGCAGTATTGGTGTACCTTGGCCGGATACTGATGCAGCAATTTTAAACATTGAAACAGGAGAGCCGGGTCAACCAAAAGAAATCGGTGAAGTGATGATTAAAGGGCCTCAAGTAATGAAGGGTTATTGGAATCGTCCAGAAGATACCCAAGCCACATTTAAAGACGGTTGGTTTTTAACTGGTGACATGGGTTATATGGACGAAGAAGGTTTCTTTTATATTGTCGATCGTAAAAAAGACATGATTATTGCCGGAGGCTTTAATATTTATCCAAGGGAAATTGAAGAAGTTTTGTATGAACACGAGAAAATTCAAGAAGTTTGTATTGTGGGTGTTCCAGACCCTTATCGTGGCGAAACAGTTAAAGCATTCATCGTTCTAAAAGATGGTCAAACCATAACAGAAGAAGAGTTAGACCAATTTTGTCGTCAGCATTTAGCTTCTTTTAAAGTACCGAGACTATATGAGTTCCGTAAAGAACTACCAAAAACAATGATTGGAAAGATATTGCGACGAGTACTACTTGAAGAAGAGAAAAAGAAACATGAAGACCAAGTTAAAGAAAAATAG
- the pheT gene encoding phenylalanine--tRNA ligase subunit beta, whose product MLISFNWLKDYVRLNDISAVDLAERLTRSGVAVDIVHSLNKGVSKVFIGHVIKCEQHPDADKLSLCQVDVGEEEPLQIVCGAKNIAEGQKVAVAKVGAVLPGNFKIKKAKLRGQASMGMICSLQELGIETKFVPKEMLEGIFVFPKDAEVGKDALEYLNLNDEVLELDLTPNRADCLNMIGVAYEVAAILNRDVTLPTPMLKTSTAKASDFIQVRVEAIEDNPHYQAIIIKDLKIAPSPLWLQNRLMASGIRPISNVVDVTNYVLLEYGQPLHAFDYDRFGSKEIVVRRATEGEEIITLDNSVRKLSKDHLVITNGTEPVAVAGVMGGAKSEVQTDTTTILLEAAYFNGATIRKASKDLGLRSDSSVRFEKGIDPNRVALAAKRAAQLMCELAGGEVLEGVVEVNELVANPLTVEISLQRINKALGTELKIGVVAEIFKRLQFLYSQKEAGFTVFVPTRRGDITIEADLIEEVARLYGYDQIPTTLPIGLTTAGSLTESQKRRRKVRRYLESVGLDQAITYSLTSASKAKGFANKSIDLTPVSLAMPMSEDRSTLRTSLIPHVLDVVQYNQNRKITDLAIYEVGSIFLSAEKQLTKQPVETEMVAGALTGIWESHLWQGEKKKVDFFVAKGILEGLFKLLGIDAKIRFQSVQKDSLHPGRTAAILFDGKEIGFVGQVHPSLQKELALNETFVFQLDLTAVLSDNEKEVFYDPIPKYPAISRDIALVVGEKIDAQVVKDVIIDNGGELLKSVQLFDLYQGEKIESGVKSLAFSLTYFDPTRTLTDEEVTKIHHQVLAGLEEKLAVTLRA is encoded by the coding sequence ATGTTAATATCTTTTAATTGGCTTAAAGATTATGTTAGGCTAAATGACATTTCAGCCGTAGATTTAGCAGAGCGCTTAACGAGAAGTGGTGTGGCTGTTGATATTGTTCATTCATTAAATAAAGGGGTTAGTAAGGTTTTTATTGGTCATGTGATCAAATGTGAACAACACCCTGATGCAGATAAATTAAGTTTATGTCAGGTTGATGTAGGTGAGGAAGAGCCCCTACAAATCGTCTGTGGAGCGAAAAACATTGCCGAGGGGCAAAAAGTAGCTGTTGCAAAAGTTGGAGCAGTATTACCAGGGAATTTTAAAATTAAAAAGGCAAAGTTACGTGGACAAGCATCAATGGGCATGATTTGTTCTCTTCAGGAACTAGGAATAGAAACAAAATTTGTCCCAAAAGAAATGTTAGAAGGAATTTTTGTTTTTCCTAAAGATGCCGAAGTTGGCAAAGATGCATTGGAATACTTAAATTTAAACGATGAAGTTTTGGAATTAGATTTAACTCCTAACCGAGCAGATTGTTTAAATATGATTGGAGTAGCTTATGAAGTTGCCGCTATTTTAAATAGGGATGTTACGCTTCCAACACCGATGCTAAAGACAAGTACCGCTAAGGCTTCTGATTTTATCCAAGTTCGTGTCGAAGCAATTGAAGATAATCCTCATTATCAAGCAATTATTATTAAAGATCTGAAAATAGCTCCATCACCATTATGGCTCCAAAATCGTTTGATGGCCTCTGGGATTCGTCCAATTAGCAACGTTGTTGATGTGACAAACTACGTCCTCTTAGAGTATGGTCAACCACTTCACGCTTTTGACTATGATCGTTTTGGTTCCAAAGAAATTGTTGTTCGTCGTGCGACTGAAGGAGAAGAAATTATCACATTAGATAATTCAGTACGTAAACTTTCAAAAGACCATCTCGTTATTACAAATGGAACAGAACCAGTAGCAGTAGCAGGTGTTATGGGCGGTGCGAAGTCTGAAGTCCAAACCGATACAACAACAATTTTGCTAGAAGCAGCATATTTTAATGGGGCAACGATAAGAAAAGCATCAAAAGATTTAGGACTGAGAAGTGATTCTAGTGTCCGTTTTGAAAAAGGAATTGATCCAAATCGAGTCGCACTAGCCGCTAAACGAGCTGCACAGCTAATGTGTGAGCTTGCAGGTGGAGAAGTGCTTGAAGGCGTTGTTGAAGTAAATGAACTGGTTGCTAACCCTTTAACGGTTGAGATTTCTCTTCAGCGAATTAACAAAGCATTAGGCACAGAGCTTAAAATCGGTGTTGTTGCCGAAATTTTTAAAAGACTTCAATTTCTTTATTCTCAAAAAGAAGCAGGATTTACTGTATTTGTGCCAACTCGACGTGGCGATATTACGATTGAAGCTGATTTAATTGAAGAAGTTGCGAGACTTTATGGTTATGATCAAATTCCAACAACATTACCAATTGGCCTTACGACTGCTGGATCGTTAACAGAAAGCCAAAAGCGGCGCCGCAAAGTACGTCGTTATTTAGAAAGTGTTGGCTTAGATCAAGCAATTACCTATTCACTAACAAGCGCAAGTAAAGCAAAGGGTTTCGCTAACAAGTCAATTGATCTAACGCCTGTTTCTCTTGCAATGCCAATGAGTGAAGATCGTAGTACATTACGAACGAGTTTAATTCCGCATGTCCTAGATGTTGTTCAGTACAATCAAAATCGTAAAATAACAGACCTCGCTATTTATGAAGTAGGTTCGATCTTTTTATCGGCAGAAAAACAGTTAACGAAACAACCAGTAGAAACAGAAATGGTAGCTGGAGCTTTGACAGGCATATGGGAAAGTCATTTGTGGCAAGGTGAAAAAAAGAAAGTTGATTTCTTTGTAGCAAAAGGAATTTTAGAAGGATTATTTAAGCTTTTAGGTATCGATGCAAAGATCCGCTTTCAAAGTGTCCAAAAGGATAGTTTGCACCCAGGAAGAACAGCGGCGATCCTATTTGATGGGAAAGAAATCGGTTTTGTTGGTCAAGTTCATCCTTCACTACAAAAAGAATTAGCTTTAAATGAAACATTTGTGTTTCAATTAGATTTAACAGCAGTTCTTAGTGACAATGAGAAAGAAGTTTTTTATGATCCGATTCCTAAGTATCCTGCTATTTCAAGGGACATTGCTCTTGTTGTTGGTGAAAAAATTGATGCTCAAGTTGTCAAAGATGTGATTATTGACAATGGTGGAGAGTTGTTAAAATCTGTGCAGCTCTTTGATTTGTATCAAGGTGAAAAAATTGAATCAGGCGTAAAATCATTAGCATTTTCTCTGACTTACTTTGATCCAACGAGGACACTTACAGATGAAGAAGTAACGAAAATTCATCATCAAGTGTTAGCTGGCCTAGAAGAAAAATTGGCAGTTACGTTACGCGCTTAA
- the zapA gene encoding cell division protein ZapA, translating into MGEEKGKRRTMVSISGQNYVISGKADVSHIVEVANFVDEKMKKMREVKPYLDKTQLAVLTAVNISDEYLRLKKQYEKENKQKDGEK; encoded by the coding sequence GTGGGCGAAGAAAAGGGTAAACGTCGAACCATGGTATCAATTAGTGGGCAAAATTATGTTATTTCAGGAAAAGCTGACGTCAGTCATATCGTTGAGGTGGCAAATTTTGTCGACGAAAAAATGAAAAAAATGCGAGAAGTTAAGCCTTATTTAGATAAAACACAGCTTGCTGTCTTGACGGCTGTTAACATTAGTGATGAATATTTACGATTAAAAAAACAATACGAAAAAGAGAATAAACAGAAAGATGGGGAAAAATAA
- the rnhC gene encoding ribonuclease HIII has product MGQQVLLLSSSLIQKMQKFYKDDLQSKLPPGAIFSAKPINCTVTAYKSGKVLFQGANHQEEAAIWSEFTKASLNSPSSKTLNQTPAKQASKKVDFSRMSLIGSDEVGTGDYFGPITVAASFVKVADFDRLKQLGVKDSKGMKDPEICKIAKLLIKQIPYSLLILPNEKYNSLQSKGMNQGKIKALLHNQALLHLQKKLAGAPFDGVLIDQFAEPSIYYRYIADQKEKVAGEKVFFHTKAESLHLSVAAASIIARYAFVKEMDKLSIEAGFEVPKGAGAHVDKAAAKLIEAQGMESLNKFCKIHFANTEKAKKLL; this is encoded by the coding sequence TTGGGGCAACAAGTATTACTATTAAGTTCTAGTTTAATTCAAAAAATGCAGAAATTTTATAAAGATGACTTACAATCTAAATTGCCACCTGGAGCTATTTTTTCGGCAAAGCCTATTAATTGCACAGTTACTGCTTACAAATCAGGAAAAGTTTTATTTCAAGGTGCCAATCACCAAGAGGAAGCTGCTATTTGGTCTGAGTTTACAAAGGCTAGTTTGAACTCACCTAGTTCCAAAACACTTAACCAAACACCTGCTAAACAAGCAAGTAAAAAAGTTGATTTTTCTAGGATGTCGCTAATTGGCTCTGATGAAGTTGGAACTGGCGATTATTTTGGACCGATCACAGTCGCTGCTTCCTTTGTAAAAGTAGCTGATTTTGATAGGTTAAAACAGCTTGGAGTAAAGGATTCAAAAGGAATGAAGGACCCAGAAATTTGTAAAATAGCGAAACTGCTCATTAAGCAAATTCCATACAGCCTGCTTATTCTTCCAAACGAGAAATATAACTCACTGCAAAGCAAAGGAATGAACCAAGGGAAAATCAAGGCCTTATTACATAACCAAGCTCTACTCCACTTACAAAAAAAATTAGCGGGGGCTCCTTTTGATGGAGTCTTAATCGACCAGTTTGCCGAGCCTAGTATTTATTATCGGTACATTGCCGATCAAAAGGAAAAAGTAGCAGGCGAAAAAGTCTTTTTCCATACTAAAGCAGAATCATTGCATTTATCAGTTGCGGCTGCGTCGATTATCGCCCGCTATGCATTCGTTAAAGAAATGGACAAATTAAGTATCGAAGCTGGGTTTGAAGTGCCAAAAGGAGCCGGGGCTCACGTTGATAAAGCTGCAGCAAAATTAATTGAAGCACAAGGCATGGAGTCCTTAAATAAGTTTTGTAAAATACATTTCGCTAATACAGAGAAAGCAAAAAAGCTACTTTGA
- a CDS encoding DUF350 domain-containing protein gives MDTLFQIDFIYTAATFSVVVLAIIVAMAVLETVTKYKNWEEVKKGNVSVALATGGKLFGVANIFHFSIQQNDSILTMLMWGAYGFTLLLFGYFIFEFLTPRFKVDDEIARDNRAVGLLSFIISVALSFVIGAGIIK, from the coding sequence GTGGATACATTATTTCAAATCGATTTTATTTATACAGCCGCTACTTTTAGTGTTGTTGTCCTGGCGATCATTGTTGCCATGGCGGTGCTTGAAACGGTAACAAAATATAAGAATTGGGAAGAAGTGAAAAAAGGCAATGTTTCAGTTGCCTTAGCAACTGGCGGAAAGCTGTTTGGGGTTGCGAATATCTTCCACTTCTCAATCCAGCAAAACGACTCAATCTTAACGATGTTAATGTGGGGGGCATATGGGTTCACTTTATTATTATTTGGTTATTTTATTTTTGAGTTTTTAACTCCGCGCTTTAAAGTTGACGATGAAATTGCTCGTGATAATCGAGCAGTTGGGTTGTTGTCATTTATTATTTCAGTAGCGCTCTCTTTTGTGATTGGTGCTGGAATTATTAAGTGA
- a CDS encoding endonuclease MutS2, with product MLQRVCRLLEYDKMKDQLIQHVSCSLGKKIVEELKPMLNLEEIKQAQNATFEGAKVLRLKGQPPLGGIRDIRASVKRAQIGGMLNELELLDVSSTIYGGRRFKKFIENMIEDEIELPILEELVRAITPLTDVEREIIICIDDHGRVLDSASPTLRTVRQQIKSHEAAVRSKLESVIRSSSNQKMLSDTIITIRNDRFVIPVKQEYRSSFGGLIHDQSSSGATLFIEPQAVVTINNQLREVRIKEKQEVEKILQALSLLVSEAAEELIENILMLAEVDFIFAKASYGKIINGTQPDLNDYGFIKIEKARHPLIERDEVVPIDVELGKNYSSIIITGPNTGGKTVTLKTIGLLTLMMQSGLHVPVEEGSEMAVFQSIFADIGDEQSIEQNLSTFSSHMVNIINILEHVDHESLVLFDELGAGTDPTEGAALAIAILDDVYSRGARVVATTHYSELKAYAYNRPGAVNASVEFDVETLSPTYRLLIGVPGRSNAFAISKRLGLGSDIIDKAKAQISTETNKVEEMISSLETSQKEAEIAKQESVNIRKEAEAIRKELADKLAVFEKEKEQVFEEAEKKANDAVENAKEEAEFIIEELRELQKQTTVVKEHQLIDAKKRLEETAPILKTKQKKNFLAKKLEKKLVPGDEVKVISLGQKGHIAEKISEKEFQVQIGVMKMKVRIEDIQLIDRQNQIEKKPITRIQGSEHHVKPELDLRGERFENAMARVEKYLDDALLANYSQVSIIHGKGTGALRKGVLQLLKNHPQVKASKMAAMNEGGLGNTIVEFK from the coding sequence TTGTTACAACGTGTATGTCGTCTCCTTGAGTACGATAAAATGAAAGATCAGTTAATTCAACATGTAAGCTGTTCACTTGGAAAAAAAATAGTTGAGGAACTTAAGCCAATGCTTAATCTTGAAGAGATCAAGCAAGCCCAAAACGCAACATTTGAAGGAGCAAAAGTTTTACGTTTAAAAGGTCAGCCTCCACTAGGTGGTATCCGTGACATTCGAGCAAGCGTAAAACGTGCTCAAATTGGCGGAATGCTAAACGAGTTGGAACTTTTGGATGTATCTAGTACGATTTATGGTGGCAGAAGGTTCAAAAAATTTATTGAAAATATGATTGAAGACGAAATTGAACTGCCGATTTTAGAAGAACTAGTAAGAGCTATTACACCGTTAACGGATGTTGAGCGGGAAATCATTATCTGCATTGACGATCACGGGCGTGTACTAGATTCAGCAAGTCCAACGCTCAGGACGGTTCGTCAACAAATTAAAAGTCATGAGGCAGCCGTTCGTTCAAAACTAGAAAGTGTCATTCGCTCTTCCAGTAATCAAAAAATGCTCTCAGATACGATTATTACGATTCGAAATGATCGTTTTGTTATTCCCGTCAAGCAAGAATACCGTAGTAGCTTTGGAGGACTTATTCACGACCAATCTTCTTCAGGGGCAACGTTGTTTATTGAACCGCAAGCTGTTGTCACAATTAACAATCAATTAAGAGAAGTTCGAATTAAAGAAAAACAAGAGGTTGAGAAAATTTTGCAAGCTCTTTCTTTACTTGTTTCTGAAGCCGCTGAGGAGCTCATTGAAAATATTCTCATGTTAGCAGAAGTAGATTTTATTTTTGCGAAGGCATCATACGGGAAGATCATAAATGGAACACAACCTGATTTAAATGATTATGGGTTTATTAAAATAGAAAAAGCACGCCATCCATTGATTGAGCGTGACGAAGTTGTTCCAATTGATGTAGAGTTAGGCAAAAATTATAGTTCAATTATTATTACGGGTCCTAACACTGGTGGTAAAACAGTCACATTAAAAACAATTGGTCTACTGACTTTAATGATGCAATCTGGTTTGCATGTTCCGGTCGAGGAAGGCTCTGAAATGGCAGTCTTTCAATCAATTTTTGCCGATATTGGTGATGAACAGTCGATTGAGCAAAATTTAAGTACGTTTTCCTCACATATGGTCAATATTATTAATATTTTAGAGCATGTCGATCACGAAAGTCTTGTTTTATTTGATGAACTTGGTGCAGGCACAGACCCGACAGAAGGGGCAGCACTAGCAATTGCAATTTTAGATGATGTATACAGCCGCGGCGCGCGCGTTGTAGCGACGACCCATTATAGTGAATTAAAGGCTTATGCTTATAATCGACCTGGGGCGGTAAATGCGAGTGTTGAGTTTGATGTAGAAACATTAAGCCCAACGTATCGACTTTTGATCGGTGTTCCAGGTCGAAGTAATGCATTTGCGATTTCCAAACGGTTAGGCTTGGGTTCAGATATCATTGATAAAGCAAAAGCTCAAATCTCAACTGAAACAAATAAAGTAGAAGAGATGATTTCTTCTCTGGAAACTTCTCAAAAAGAAGCGGAAATAGCAAAGCAAGAATCGGTAAATATTCGTAAAGAAGCAGAAGCGATCCGTAAGGAATTAGCAGATAAACTTGCAGTTTTTGAAAAAGAAAAAGAGCAGGTTTTTGAGGAAGCAGAAAAGAAAGCCAATGATGCGGTAGAAAACGCAAAAGAAGAAGCTGAATTTATTATTGAGGAACTTCGAGAATTACAAAAACAGACAACTGTCGTTAAAGAACACCAGCTTATTGATGCCAAAAAACGCTTAGAAGAAACAGCGCCAATACTTAAAACAAAGCAGAAAAAGAACTTTTTAGCAAAAAAGCTTGAGAAAAAGCTTGTCCCAGGCGATGAAGTAAAGGTGATTAGCTTGGGTCAAAAAGGTCACATTGCTGAAAAAATTTCAGAAAAAGAATTTCAAGTTCAAATCGGTGTTATGAAAATGAAAGTAAGAATTGAAGACATTCAGCTTATTGATCGTCAAAATCAAATCGAGAAAAAACCAATTACAAGGATTCAAGGCTCTGAGCATCATGTCAAACCTGAACTTGATCTCCGCGGCGAACGCTTTGAAAATGCAATGGCACGTGTTGAAAAATATTTAGATGATGCCCTCTTAGCTAATTATAGTCAAGTTTCAATTATCCATGGTAAAGGAACAGGGGCTTTACGAAAAGGAGTACTACAATTGTTGAAAAACCATCCTCAAGTAAAAGCTTCTAAGATGGCAGCAATGAATGAGGGAGGATTAGGAAATACAATCGTCGAATTTAAATAA